A stretch of the Nerophis ophidion isolate RoL-2023_Sa linkage group LG29, RoL_Noph_v1.0, whole genome shotgun sequence genome encodes the following:
- the LOC133546178 gene encoding gastrula zinc finger protein XlCGF57.1-like isoform X1 yields MRRNFVQQKRRRSDNINYWTLFSRNIKLCYTEQMSSSPLTLKRKRRIHSPLTLKRKRRIHSPPHIKEEEEEVWMSQEGECPVGQEEADVSKFPLTVVSVKTEEHEDKPPESSQLHHSPNVQQVSAESHEEIPSKQQEWSSSVGQKELQAPSHIKEEEEELWKQLQMLVEDNDEDEAQSLQLHHSQSEENRGAELVSQHITEADGEHCEDIKSDPDSIFAPRSDMDHMMSDSCDHSDHIQEPLESKNDSKGDTRHHTNNKHFDCSECGKSFRHKSNFTVHMRIHTGEKPFTCSVCKKSFSTKRNMTTHMRTHTGEKPFTCSVCKKRFSTKQHMTIHVGKHTGEKPFTCFVCKKSFSTKRNMTTHMRTHTGEKPFTCSVCKKRFSTKQHMTIHVGKHTGEKPFTCFVCKKSFSTKRNMTTHMRTHTGEKPFTCFVCKKSFSRKLDMTTHMRTHTEEKPFICSVCKKSFSMKLAMTIHMRKHTGEKPFICSVCNRSFSRKFDMTTHMRIHTGEKPFTCTVCKNSFTIKTVMTRHMRIHTREKPFTCSVCKKSFSRKPNMSTHMRTHTGEKPFTCSVCKKTFSRKQNLTAHMRTHTGEKPFR; encoded by the exons atgaggaggaactttgtccaacaaaagaggagaaggagcgacaacatcaactactggacgctgttttcaagaaacatcaaattgtgttacacagaacag atgtccagcagccccctcacattaaagaggaagaggaggatccacagccccctcacattaaagaggaagaggagaatccacagccccccccacattaaagaggaagaggaggaagtgtggatgagtcaggagggagagtgtcctgtagggcaggaggaggctgatgtcagcaagtttccactgactgttgtctctgtgaagactgaagagcatgaagacaaaccacctgagtcctcacagcttcatcacagtccaa acgtccagcaggtgtcagcagagagtcatgaagagattccctccaagcagcaggagtggagctccagtgtgggacagaaggagctacaggccccctcccacattaaagaagaagaggaggaactgtggaagcagcttcaaatgttggtggaggataatgatgaagatgaagctcagtccttacagcttcatcacagtcaaagtgaggagaacagaggggcggagcttgtaagtcaacacatcacagaagctgatggagagcattgtgaagatataaagtcggatccagacagcatctttgctccacggtcagacatggaccacatgatgtcagactcttgtgatcacagtgaccacattcaagaacctttggagagtaaaaatgactctaaaggtgatacgagacatcacactaacaacaaacactttgactgctctgaatgtgggaaatcatttagacacaagagtaattttacagtacacatgagaatacatactggagagaaaccttttacttgctctgtttgtaagaagagtttctccacaaagcgtaacatgaccacacacatgagaacacatactggagagaaaccttttacttgctctgtttgtaagaagcgtttctccacaaagcaacacatgacgatACACGTGGGaaaacacactggagagaaaccttttacttgttttgtttgtaagaagagtttctccacaaagcgtaacatgaccacacacatgagaacacatactggagagaaaccttttacttgctctgtttgtaagaagcgtttctccacaaagcaacacatgacgatACACGTGGGaaaacacactggagagaaaccttttacttgttttgtttgtaagaagagtttctccacaaagcgtaacatgaccacacacatgagaacacatactggagagaaaccttttacttgctttgtttgtaagaagagtttctccagaaagcttgacatgaccacacacatgagaacacacactgaagagaaaccttttatttgctctgtttgtaagaagagtttctccatgaaGCTTGCCATGACCATACACATGAGAAAACATACTGGGGAGAAACCTTTTATTTGCTCTGTTTGTAACaggagtttctccagaaagtttgacatgaccacacacatgagaatacatacgggagagaaaccttttacttgcactGTTTGTAAGAATAGTTTCACTATAAAGActgtcatgaccagacacatgagaatacatactagagagaaaccttttacttgctctgtttgtaaaaagagtttctccagaaagcctaacatgtccacgcacatgagaacacataccggagagaaaccttttacttgctctgtatgtaagaagactttctccagaaaacaaaacttgacagcacacatgagaacacacactggagagaaaccgttcAGATGA
- the LOC133546178 gene encoding gastrula zinc finger protein XlCGF57.1-like isoform X2 produces MKTNHLSPHSFITVQMSSSPLTLKRKRRIHSPLTLKRKRRIHSPPHIKEEEEEVWMSQEGECPVGQEEADVSKFPLTVVSVKTEEHEDKPPESSQLHHSPNVQQVSAESHEEIPSKQQEWSSSVGQKELQAPSHIKEEEEELWKQLQMLVEDNDEDEAQSLQLHHSQSEENRGAELVSQHITEADGEHCEDIKSDPDSIFAPRSDMDHMMSDSCDHSDHIQEPLESKNDSKGDTRHHTNNKHFDCSECGKSFRHKSNFTVHMRIHTGEKPFTCSVCKKSFSTKRNMTTHMRTHTGEKPFTCSVCKKRFSTKQHMTIHVGKHTGEKPFTCFVCKKSFSTKRNMTTHMRTHTGEKPFTCSVCKKRFSTKQHMTIHVGKHTGEKPFTCFVCKKSFSTKRNMTTHMRTHTGEKPFTCFVCKKSFSRKLDMTTHMRTHTEEKPFICSVCKKSFSMKLAMTIHMRKHTGEKPFICSVCNRSFSRKFDMTTHMRIHTGEKPFTCTVCKNSFTIKTVMTRHMRIHTREKPFTCSVCKKSFSRKPNMSTHMRTHTGEKPFTCSVCKKTFSRKQNLTAHMRTHTGEKPFR; encoded by the exons atgtccagcagccccctcacattaaagaggaagaggaggatccacagccccctcacattaaagaggaagaggagaatccacagccccccccacattaaagaggaagaggaggaagtgtggatgagtcaggagggagagtgtcctgtagggcaggaggaggctgatgtcagcaagtttccactgactgttgtctctgtgaagactgaagagcatgaagacaaaccacctgagtcctcacagcttcatcacagtccaa acgtccagcaggtgtcagcagagagtcatgaagagattccctccaagcagcaggagtggagctccagtgtgggacagaaggagctacaggccccctcccacattaaagaagaagaggaggaactgtggaagcagcttcaaatgttggtggaggataatgatgaagatgaagctcagtccttacagcttcatcacagtcaaagtgaggagaacagaggggcggagcttgtaagtcaacacatcacagaagctgatggagagcattgtgaagatataaagtcggatccagacagcatctttgctccacggtcagacatggaccacatgatgtcagactcttgtgatcacagtgaccacattcaagaacctttggagagtaaaaatgactctaaaggtgatacgagacatcacactaacaacaaacactttgactgctctgaatgtgggaaatcatttagacacaagagtaattttacagtacacatgagaatacatactggagagaaaccttttacttgctctgtttgtaagaagagtttctccacaaagcgtaacatgaccacacacatgagaacacatactggagagaaaccttttacttgctctgtttgtaagaagcgtttctccacaaagcaacacatgacgatACACGTGGGaaaacacactggagagaaaccttttacttgttttgtttgtaagaagagtttctccacaaagcgtaacatgaccacacacatgagaacacatactggagagaaaccttttacttgctctgtttgtaagaagcgtttctccacaaagcaacacatgacgatACACGTGGGaaaacacactggagagaaaccttttacttgttttgtttgtaagaagagtttctccacaaagcgtaacatgaccacacacatgagaacacatactggagagaaaccttttacttgctttgtttgtaagaagagtttctccagaaagcttgacatgaccacacacatgagaacacacactgaagagaaaccttttatttgctctgtttgtaagaagagtttctccatgaaGCTTGCCATGACCATACACATGAGAAAACATACTGGGGAGAAACCTTTTATTTGCTCTGTTTGTAACaggagtttctccagaaagtttgacatgaccacacacatgagaatacatacgggagagaaaccttttacttgcactGTTTGTAAGAATAGTTTCACTATAAAGActgtcatgaccagacacatgagaatacatactagagagaaaccttttacttgctctgtttgtaaaaagagtttctccagaaagcctaacatgtccacgcacatgagaacacataccggagagaaaccttttacttgctctgtatgtaagaagactttctccagaaaacaaaacttgacagcacacatgagaacacacactggagagaaaccgttcAGATGA